TGGCCCCGCGCTACGACTTGGTCAACGATCTCCTCTCCGTCGGCCAGGACCGCTACTGGCGTACTCAGACGGTCGCCGCGGTGGCCGGCCTGCCCGGTGAGACAGTGCTCGACCTGGCTGCCGGGACCGGAACCTCCAGCCGTCCGTTCGCCAAGGCCGGAGCCGTGGTGGTGGCCGCCGATCTCAGCGAGGGCATGCTCACCGTGGGCAAGCAGCGAGTGCCCGAGCTGACCTTCGTGAATGCCGACGCCTTGCATCTCCCGTTCGCCGATGACGCCTTCGACGCGGTCACCATCAGTTTCGGGCTGCGCAACGTCGAGGACGTTCCGACGGCGCTGGCCGAGTTGCACCGGGTCACCCGGCCCGGTGGACGGATCGTGATCTGCGAGTTCTCCACCCCGGTGTGGACGCCGCTGCGCGCCAGCTACCGCGGCTACCTCGGCCAGGTCCTGCCCAAGGTGGCCCGGCTGGCCTCGTCCAACCCGGTCGCCTACGACTACCTGGCCGAGTCGATCCTGGCCTGGCCCGACCAGCAGTCGCTGGCCGACCTGATGCACGCCGCCGGCTGGCGCGGGGTGGGTTGGAAGAACCTCACCGGTGGGATCGTTGCGCTGCACCGGGCACACGCCTGATGGAGTTCACGCTCGACGCGTACGCGGCCAGGAGTTGCCCGGTCAAGACCCATCACGCCTTCCATCCGGGCATGGTGCGATCCGATGAACCGATCAACATCCCCCGGCTTCCCGGCGCAGCCGAGTTCAGTGCAGCGGCCATCGAGCGGCTGAAGGCCGGCGCGGCCCAGGTGGTCGACCTGCGCATCCCCGAGACGCCGGGCAGCGAGGCCGAGGAAAAGGCCTGTCTGGCCGCCATGGACGCCGGTGCCGACGTGATCATCGGTGGGCTGCTCCCCCGGGACTGGGCCGGCCATCGCCAGGGACGTCCCGAGCTGCTGGTCCGCGACCCGGCCGGCGGCTACATCCCGGGCACCATCAAGTTTCAGCGGGTGGTGGACGCCCGCAAGGACGATCAGCCGTTCAGCTACTCCACCCTCGATGACCTGACCGTCCGGCGGACCGGCACCGGCTGGCGCTACCGCTGGCATTGGCGCTGGGCCAATGCCGTGCAGCTGGCCCATCTGTGGCGGCTCCTGGAGAGCCTGGGCCGGGCGGCGGCCGGCGGCCCGCAGGGCCTGGTGGTCGGCAACGAGGTGAACTGCGGCGAAGGCCCGTTGGCGGTCTGGCTGGATCTGACCGAGGCCTGCGTTCCGGCGCCGGCCGCGCTCGCCGGCTCCAGCGACGG
The nucleotide sequence above comes from Propionicimonas paludicola. Encoded proteins:
- a CDS encoding demethylmenaquinone methyltransferase, with translation MSVRRGRLWDVHAANQVRADLMRKRAEVAQMFDKVAPRYDLVNDLLSVGQDRYWRTQTVAAVAGLPGETVLDLAAGTGTSSRPFAKAGAVVVAADLSEGMLTVGKQRVPELTFVNADALHLPFADDAFDAVTISFGLRNVEDVPTALAELHRVTRPGGRIVICEFSTPVWTPLRASYRGYLGQVLPKVARLASSNPVAYDYLAESILAWPDQQSLADLMHAAGWRGVGWKNLTGGIVALHRAHA